The genomic interval CTTTATCAAATGGAATAATATGATTAAAGACTAGCCATGGTCCGAAtgcttgaaaaaaaagtattgacTTACATAACCTTCATGCATAATTCACGCAGTAAAAGCGCGTTAGATTGTGCTTTCAAAGGTGTCGACTCCCAATGCTGGCAATTGTTGGTTATATTTTTGTCTCGACATTATATTTTGGTTTATTCcaaatattatatgtttacaatttCTATTTACtaaataacagtgacaaataaataaacaaatatcaattTTCACAGTAAAAATAAAAgggatttttaataaaaatatggcAATTTTATTCGATCGTTGCAATTTAAATCTACTCCCTTACAcgcatatatgtattattattaacgtTGTACTATGTAAACTATAATGGTTGGTTAAATTTGAACGGCGATGatggaaaaaacaacacacaagttatttaaatatggcatttttaaaaatacaataaagtgaCCAATTCATTTTTATATGTTATGTGCAATTCTTATACTTTTTATCAAAATGACATACTGCAGTAGTTGGCGGACAAAAACACTtagtgcaaaaaaaaaacacaaagtaaGCGAGGCTCTACACAGAcatatatatttgtaacaattaattTGCATATGACATACACTTTACAAGTTTGATGAACATATATCTATTGAAGTCTGTTCGGTTGAGCTAGAATATCAAGTCTGGAATATCCGAGTAGATTTCTTGCTGATTTAATAGTTGTATGCAGACAATCTAATTAACCAAGGCATGAATTGTAAACGTGAATCCACATGTAGATTTAAGAGAAACGACAGATTTCAAATTCGTGCTGAATATGCGTCATCCGTTGCTCTTATCGGTATATTTTGCATGCGTCGTCAGCGGTATAAAACCCGCGGCTGCAGCACGTTCTTCAGTCGTTTTCACTATTAGTTGTGTGTGCACCGACGATAATCTGTGACAATGTTGTTTTGTCTCTGCGTGCTGTTCATGGTCACTATGAAAACGAGCTCTGTTCCGACGGAAACATTCGAAGGTTTGGGTGAGCCAAATGATTCCCTTACAATAAATTTAGTTTCTGCGTTTTATTCAATATAGACTTTGGAAATCCGAGTTTGAAATCCAACTAATATACCAACACATATGTGCGCATATTtactaaacatttaattaagacATTCATGTCTACTCACAAGGCAAACTCTAAAACACCAAATGTCAGCAAAGTCGTGTTATATCGGTATGCATATTGTTAGTTAAATTAATCAGACGTTTAAATATGGTAGTAATAAATTCACGATTGCATCTGTGACAATAACAAGGCATGGTAATACATGTCGTAcatacatacaaacgtttataaaaaatatattagaaAGTTAATAAATTATTGTCACTTACTCGTTCGCCTTAAGCTCTGATGGATCCACACTTCCAAGTATATTGGAAGACAAACCATAGTCACATTACGTTCGAGCTACACGTGGCGGCCCATGGTTACGTCGGTTTCGGACTAACCGCCAACGCCAGCGGTGCCATGTACCCTGGTGACCTCATACTAGGCTATGTCAGCAACAACCAATCGTACTTTGGAGTAAGATTGGTTTATTTCCTCTGTAGATTGTAGAAATGTGATATCATAAGCAAGTTAGGTCTATGTTATTTGATACTTTTATTTCGTGAAGcagtttatatataaaaattaaatatataaaaaataatgttgtgattgaaatttgtaatttatttacaATGTCATAAAATACTCAATGCATCGTATACTCATAATAATCCGCTGTTTAGTAGAGGTGCTGGAAAAAACTCTGGCCTCAAATAATATAACCTCATGACCTCGTTGCCATCAAACTTAGCCTTAGAATTAGATAAAGAAAACGTTGGATAACCTACATTTTGTCGTGCATTTCAGGACTACCACACAACTCGTCACGGCCAACCGATCCTTGACGCGTCACAGGACTGGTTCCTTCTGCTCGCCACTGAAGATAATGATGAAACCGTTCTGAAGTTTACACGCGCTTTTAACACACAAGATAAGCAGGACGACATcgacattactgcaagtcgattaCGAGTgcatttttcggcgttagctgtatacgccagcttttcaccttacctgacctttgtaactgtccaataaaattcaaataaaacttcccgcggctagttcagaatgaatacacttcagttatcccataggctgatatgagcataccatcagaacattggaaacatgtccgcgtctttgtaacactgttttactgcgtgttcagcatgaaacaattttatctctaatgaaaaggcttaatagatagaacaattttacactcaatctcgacatcaatacagtttgtgcgtccaccttttattttcaggggcaacagcgtttttacttaaaagctatgttctcattttagtactgactttcatattcctatcaacatgttaacatgtaaaagtataaaaagcagtggaagcgtggcctcactttaatgcattgcatttcaacccgcgagttatcagggtttatttacaggtcatcgctgcgtccgaagacgcttatgtgctgacctgagttcgtggccagtttgttatataatatagaccctatccgtgaactaggtgaactgagattttctttagaccacaaaagatgttaaatgaagatattcagcgatataattatggtatgtcaataatagattctttatgtgttttcaacaataccatgataaatattatttttaattaatttaacaagaattattccaccatattgcctaatgtattaagcataagcgcgatgattctcgatactgttaataatcgaatcaaaaagcaatgcccgacaaaccactaaaacaggtttgttcgaagaacgcgcgtataaatatttaaaatatgtacggatacttcgcgtgtggccggttgactcatataattaaatttcacttccattcttcatttggttttctgttttgtttctataggtttatgaccagcaatatgttattatgtaaaataagccgcgaaaactccgcgtaacatcccgcattgcgtgtgatccagctaagaactgcacagaaaaagacattcgctatccttggtctcattttttttaactctttacctttcacaaactcaaaccacagtcaacgccgtatatcttttttaaagatatttcttgttactgttAAATTAGTTTTCATAGATTTGCTCATTTAATAACTTGCGATTTCCGATCGATGAATGGTGGGTAGGctgaaatacatgtatgcaaGCTAACTTTGAAATGTGTATAAGCAATTCACTTAGAGTACGCAAGAGCCTGACATCACGTCATCATCTAAATTACTAGTTACGATTCGATATCTGCGAACATATTTTTgtcaaccaatttttttttttttttgacattcAATAGTTGGATAAATTAGAATGAAGTACTTTTGGAGCATCGTATGTAAGCTAAATAATAACTAAAATATTTCGGTAACAATGAAATActtagaacataaacatattccGACAGCGCCTGACAAACAATAATGACCACATTTATGAAAAGTTCTAATATCGAGACTAATTTAGCGAAATACATAAGGACCGAAATCAAACGATGATTTCATAATTTCAAAACAAGAAATATAGATGCTCCACGGCATGTTAAGACTAAATTGTCCATTCGTTTAACATGAACATTTCATAATGGCCCATCAATTTTCCTAACAGATTGTGAAGTCAGTTTGTATGATATGATATTTCGCTTTTTCCAACAGTATTTCAAGGTTATCACGGAACTCAGGTCAAAGGGCAGTTCGACAGTACTTTTCCCTATAATCTAGACCTGTATTGAGACATTAAAAAGTcaaactttttaatttaatatcatgcatatgtattttgtaaaatcattataaaataatatatcctATAATAGTCCTATTCCCGCGATTTTAGGATTTGATGTCCGGCGCTAAAACAACCCACTTACCCGGCCCTTTTCATCCGCATTATGCAAACAAAACCAATAATTATCTCCACCGACAGGACTGCATGTATTGCGATTCATGAAATATTCGTTTGTTTTGACTTGTTGGGtgaaatgtttctttgtgcaCTTAAAGAATATTGCATCAAATGgtatttctttaacaaaaatatcCCATTACATAGCATTTAACTCACAATCAATATCGCTTGAAAAAAGCATATCGCTCACATTAAGTATCGCATCAACTAGCAGTTCAATCACATTGACTTTTAGTTGGGTTAACTTGGTTGAAAATAAGAAAGTTCCGTTGTGATCATGACTGAAATTTCACGTTAAAACATGAAAAGACGGATCAGATCTGCCTAATGAAAAATTACAAGACAGCCTTGAAAGGACAATACTCTCATCATTAATTAACTGCGTTTCGAATTCAGAATTTTTTTGTTGTATTTCAGAAACAAGGTAATCATGTCATCTGGTCGTATACCCTGGATGATCCGACCAGCCCTTCCAACTATACGCACCACGGTACCAACAGGGGGAGCGTGGACATTGGCCTCGTCGGAAATGACAACCTCGTTGGACGGGAGCTGCTTTGA from Dreissena polymorpha isolate Duluth1 chromosome 1, UMN_Dpol_1.0, whole genome shotgun sequence carries:
- the LOC127841703 gene encoding MOXD1 homolog 2-like isoform X2, whose translation is MLFCLCVLFMVTMKTSSVPTETFEGLALMDPHFQVYWKTNHSHITFELHVAAHGYVGFGLTANASGAMYPGDLILGYVSNNQSYFGDYHTTRHGQPILDASQDWFLLLATEDNDETVLKFTRAFNTQDKQDDIDITEWRLPVSVNAGVY
- the LOC127841703 gene encoding MOXD1 homolog 2-like isoform X3, which translates into the protein MLFCLCVLFMVTMKTSSVPTETFEGLALMDPHFQVYWKTNHSHITFELHVAAHGYVGFGLTANASGAMYPGDLILGYVSNNQSYFGDYHTTRHGQPILDASQDWFLLLATEDNDETVLKFTRAFNTQDKQDDIDITNR
- the LOC127841703 gene encoding MOXD1 homolog 2-like isoform X1, which codes for MLFCLCVLFMVTMKTSSVPTETFEGLALMDPHFQVYWKTNHSHITFELHVAAHGYVGFGLTANASGAMYPGDLILGYVSNNQSYFGDYHTTRHGQPILDASQDWFLLLATEDNDETVLKFTRAFNTQDKQDDIDITKQGNHVIWSYTLDDPTSPSNYTHHGTNRGSVDIGLVGNDNLVGRELL